The Nitrosopumilus sp. genome includes a region encoding these proteins:
- a CDS encoding 50S ribosomal protein L39e has protein sequence MAARKSSPRKIRLLKKTKQASAVPAWIILKTKRSVRTNPKRRAWRSTDVEVG, from the coding sequence ATGGCTGCACGTAAGTCCTCTCCAAGGAAAATTCGTTTGCTTAAAAAAACTAAGCAAGCTTCAGCAGTACCTGCATGGATTATTCTGAAAACTAAGAGAAGTGTCAGAACAAATCCAAAGCGCAGAGCTTGGAGATCAACTGATGTGGAGGT